The sequence AGGACATTACGCCTCCTTGCAATTGTAGCGTTTTTAGACTAGCATCAGATAATTGTGACAGATAACTAGGGTATTTATAACAGAGATACCTTTTGGCAGGTACATGATTTGCAACTGCCTCTACAATTTTTTCAGAGAAACCTCTTTCTTTTAAAAACTGGGCGCCTAGAAATTCATGATCGATAAGACCAAGCCCTTCCATATCATTTTCTTCCGTTATAGGCTCGCAAATATGACCAATATCGTGTAATAAAGCCGCTAAAATGAGCTCTTCGGCAAGCCCCTTTTCCGACGCTATTTCAGCGCTCTGAACCATATGCTCCAGCTTAGTAACAGGCTCTCCTATATATTCTGACCCCCCTTTTGAAGTAAGTAATTCTATAATTTCCTCTGCTATAACAGCAGCGTTTCTATCCTCCATAAATTTGTTTTAACAAACCTATGCAAGAGAAACGGTGAGAAGATGATCCCTAGATTATTAAACTATGAAGGAATTGTTACCAAATTATTTCTCAATCACATTCAAGGCTTTTTCAACCAGGATGTCAGCGGCGTTGGCTACAACAAAATAGCCGTTGGTTCTCCACAGCTGACGGGCAATCAAAGCCTTAATTCTGTTTTCAATAAACGCCTTACTTCTTGCATCAATGGTATTAAAATTCAATCCCTCTTTGGCAGCATATTGTACAAAAGCCTTCCATTGTGCTGGACTCACTTGGTATTGTTTGTTAAAATCAGTTGCTGTTTTATATTGGGTGTATTGGGAACGATTAGCAACAAAATCATAATAGGCAAAATCATTCAAAGTGCTAGTCATAAGGACCTGTAAAACGGAGCGGGTATACAAAGTTGAATCAAACAATACAGTTGAGTCAGGTGTAATCCCCCCGCCTCCAAATACAATCTTACCAGCCGGAGTTTTGTATTTTTTTACTGTGCGTGCAATAGAATCTTTTTTAGCTACAGAATCGTTCGGGTGAAAACGGCCTACTAACTCTTCATTGTATTTATCGTACCCTTCTGCATAAGACTTCTGAATATTTCTACCCAATGGCGTGAAGTACCTGGCTACAGTCAAACGAACGGCCGCCCCATCACTTAATTGAAATTGTTGCTGTACCAAGCCCTTACCAAAGGATCTTCTACCCATGATAATAGCTCGATCCCAATCTTGCAATGCACCAGCTAAAATTTCACTGGCTGAAGCAGATGTTTCATCAATCAATACAATCAACTTGCCAGTCTCAAAAAGTCCCGGACGCTTGGCAGTAAAATTGGTTCTGGGAGAGTTCTCCCCTTCGGTATATACAATCAATTTATTGTCCGATAAAAACTCATCAGCCATATCCACCGCCTCTTTCATTAATCCACCTGTGTTGCCACGCAAATCCAGAATTAGTCTTTCCATTTTTTGTGCCTGTAACTTTTCCAGTTCGGTCATGAACTCTTCATATGTTCTCTCGGCAAATTTATTCAGGCGAATAAATCCAACTTTGGGGGCTATCATATAAGAGGCGTCAACGGAGCTTACCGGAATATTGCCCCGGGTAATAGTAGCTTCTCGCATTTTACCGGCTCTCAGGTATGTAACTTTTACAGTAGATGCTGCGGGCCCTCTAAAAAGTTTGCGAATGGCATTCCCGTCCAGTTTTTTACCAGCAATGGAAATACTGTCATTTACAAAAATCAACTGATCGCCTGCTTGCAATCCCACTTTTTCTGCAGGACCTCCCGGCATAATATTCATTACATTAACCGTATCATTGATTTGTCGGAATTCTATTCCGATACCCTGAAAGTTCCCCATGATGTCTTCGTTGGCAGCCTGGAGTTCTTCAGATGGAATAAATACAGAATGAGGATCAAGGTGCTTGAGCAGTTCATTTGACACTAGCCCATTAATGCTATCCTGAGAAACCTTGTCTACATAACGGGTTTTAATCAATTCTGTCAACTCCTGCAGGGAAGATCTGCTATTGGGGCTGAAAAACTGAGGTGAAAGGGTTTTCTCCTTCAACTGGAATCCAATCATCATTCCCACAATCATTACTATAGCAAATAATAATGGTAACCAAACCTGCAATTTTTTAGGACCCATAAATGCGCATTAAATTATATGTCATGTAAGCATGCAAATATCTATATTTATTGCCGAATTAAACCTTTCCTATGCCTGCCATCTTAATTGCCGACAGCGGATCAACCAAATGCGAGTGGTGTTTACTAGAAAACGGCAAGAAAAAAACCGTACTAACCCCCGCCATAAGTCCATATTTTGTTTCCGGAGAAGAAATGATCCAGATCCTGAACAAACAACTTATACCGAAAATAAAGCATGCAAAAGTGAAGGCATTGCACTTCTATGGAACCGGTTTAGGTAATCCGGCGAATGTGGCCATCATGAAAAAGGTATTCAATCAACTGTTCCCAAAAACCAAAACAGAAATTAACACCGATTTATTGGGTATTGCCAGGGCTTCCTGCGGTAAAGAAAAAGGGATAGCTTGTATTTTGGGTACCGGATCTAATGCCTGTTATTACAATGGCAAAAAAATTGTCAATATCAGTCCGGGATTGGGGTATGTATTAGGTGACGAAGGTTCCGGTGCTTATCTGGGTAAAAAAGTAATTCAGTACTATCTGTACAAAACTTTTGACGAAGACTTGATGAATCGCTTTCAAAAAAAATACGGCGAAACCCATGCAAGTATATTAGAAAATGTCTACAAAAAACCATTGGCAAACCGTTATCTGGCCAGCTTTGCCCTTTTCCTTTCGGAAAACAGAGGGCATTTCATGATTGAAAATATCATTGAAGACGGACTGAACGATTTTTTCTTTACGCATCTTTATAAATTCAAAGAAAGCTGGACCCAGCCGATTCACTTTGTAGGTAGTGTTGGATTTGGATTTAGAGATGTTTTAAAAGAACTTTGTAACAGTTACGAATTAGAATTAGGAAAAGTATTAAAGACACCAATGCCTGGATTAGTGGCATATCATAATCAATAAAAGATGGGGAATTTTGTAAAAGTAACCGAGCAGTCTTCCAGATACAATCATCTGGAGAAAATGAGTATCCAGGAAATTTTAACCAATATTAACCAAGAAGACAAAACCGTTCCGGATGCTGTTGAGAAAGCCATCCCTCAAATTGAAAAACTGGTATCTGCTATTTCGGATAAAATGCTTCAGGGCGGGCGTCTGTTTTATATGGGTGCTGGAACCAGCGGGCGTCTGGGAATTTTAGATGCCAGCGAATGTCCCCCCACTTATGGCGTACCTCATGGTTTGGTGATTGGACTGATTGCCGGAGGCGAAAAAGCCATTACTCAGGCTGTTGAATTTGCAGAAGACAGTGCAGATGAAGGCTGGAGTGATTTACAAAAACATTATATCAACGATAAAGACGTAGTTATTGGATTGGCCGCCAGTGGTACAACCCCCTATGTAATTGGCGCATTGAAAGAATGCCGGAAAAGAGGAATCATTACTGGTAGCATCAGTTGTAATCCCAACTCACCTGTTTCGGAAGCAGCAGACTTTCCGGTAGAAGTGGTAGTAGGGCCCGAGTTTGTTACCGGCAGCACACGCATGAAAAGCGGAACTGCACAGAAGCTGGTACTTAACATGATTTCTACCGCAGTTATGATACAATTAGGTCGTGTAGAAGACAACAAAATGGTCAATATGCAGTTAAGCAATATTAAACTGGTTGACCGTGGCGTAAAAATGGTTATGGACAACCTGGGTCTTAACGATTATGAAAAAGCAAAAGACCTCCTGCTTAAATACGGTAGTGTAAAGAAGGCTGTTGAGTCTTTTGAGAGTGAATAATATATGCATGATATAGAACCTTTTTTTAACTGGCGTCATATATATATTGCGGAAGAAGACAAGCGCTCTCCTTTCTTTGGACGTACTTATTCTGAGTTTGAATTTTCGCAAACGGTGTACAATTATTTTATTCATCCGCAATGGGATGAATTTGGCAGTAGAACCCTGTACCTGAAAATTATTTACGTGGATTATGAATTGCATTTTGCCATCATTGAGATGATTGGAGAATGGAATGATGCCATTGAGAATGATATTATGGAATTGAAAAGGGAAATCATTGATTTACTGGAAAAAGAGGGAATTTATAAATACATCCTGATTACGGAAAATGTGCTTAACTTTCATAGTAGTGACAAAGAATATTACCAGGAATGGTTTGAAGAAGTAACCGATGAAAATGGCTGGATTGTTGCACTAAATATGCCACAGGCCACCCAACAGGATTTCAAAGCAAAAAAACTACATTATTATATTGAATTGATGGAGCTGACCGATTGGAGAATTTATAAGCCTTATCATCTTTTTAAAAAAATTGACGACGAACTTTCAAAACGCATAACACTATGAACCAGGAAATCATTGATCTATACGACGAATACACGCACAAACCTTTGAGCAGACCTGAGTTTTTGAGCAGACTGGCTATACTGACAGGAGGCATGGCAGCTGCACTAAGCATATTGCCAATGATTGAAGTGAATGCGGCAAATGCAAATGTTACAGCCACAGATGACCTGGATACTGAAACCATAACTTATGAAGGCATCAATGGTACCATGAGTGCCTATGTAGCAAAACCCAAAAATGCTAAGAAGCTCGCAGCTGTTATTGTTATACATGAAAACAGAGGATTGAATGCACATATTGAAGATGTAGCCAGAAGAGCAGCCAAAGCGGGCTATCTTGCTATTGCCCCGAACATATTATCTCCATTGGGAGAACTCCCCAAAAACGACGATGAATTGAGAGCTAAGTTTGCCACTTTAAAACCAGAGGAGAGTCTCGAAAATTTCATCCGAGCTGTTTCTTATGCTAAAAGCAGAAAAGACTGTAATGGAAAGGTAGGTTGTGTAGGATTCTGCTGGGGCGGAGCAATGGCCAATAACCTGGCTGTTCAGGTTCCAGAATTAAAAGCAGCAGTTGCGTATTATGGAAGACAGCCTGATGCGGCAAAAGTACCTCAGATCAAAGCAGCTGTTATGTTACATTATGGGGGATTGGACACGCGGGTAAACGAAGGAATTCCGGCTTATGAAGCTGCCTTAAAAGCGAGCAATATAAAATATGAATTGTTTATTTATGACAATGTAAACCATGCATTTCATAATGATACAGCTCCAGCACGTTACAATGAAGAAGCAGCTAAATTATCCTGGGAAAGAACCATTGGCTTTTTTGGTAAGTACCTAAAATCTTAAGTCGCACTGCTACTGGCTACGTATACAAATACGATGTCTCCAGGATTAAATAAAAACGAATGCGTGCTTACTTTTAAAAGGAATCCATCTACCAACACTTCAATGGCATAATAGGCACCGAAGAACATTACTTTTTGCACGACACCCTCAACCCAGTGCTGGTTTGATGGTCTGGACACACTAATGGCCAGCTGCTCTGGTCTGATCAATGCTCTTTTCCCTCTTACTCCCTCTCCTAACATTTGCACAAACACTTCGTGTGTTTTGGTATTGATTAAGTTGTATTCTCCCATTAAAGCAGCTACATATTCATTTACAGGATGATGGTACAATTGTTTGGGCGTTCCCTGTTGCACCAGTTGTCCATCCTGCATAATCAATATGCGATCTGCCCAAGACAACAAATCTGTAGCATCATGGGAAACCAGGATACAGGTGACTTTTAGCTTATCACATATATCGTCAATCACCGATCTGATTAATGTCTTGTGCACTCTGTCCAAATTGGAGAACGGTTCGTCGAGCAACAATAATGTAGGATAAGATATCAATTGTTTCGCCAAAGCAATCCGCTGTTTTTCACCGCCCGACAATTCATCAGAACGACGCATCATCAAGTGAGCAATTCTGCAGACTTCAAAAATTTGCTGTGCAGAGCGATAATCTAACTGATTGGTCATTTCCAACAACTCGTGCACTTTATAATTATTCCGAAGTTCATAGTGCTGAGACAAATAGGCAATTTTAGGATGCCCGGGCAGTAGTTGCTCCTCGGGTCCCAGTACCCGCATCCCTTCAAAATAAACATTCCCACCTGTAGGCTGCGCCAGCCCTGCAATCAGTTTTAGCAAAGTAGACTTTCCCGATCCGGTTTCCCCGGCAATGGCCACACGTTCCCCTTCCTGCATGGTAAAATGCAAGGGGTGTAATACCATATTCTCTCCTTCCTGTTTACATAGTTCCTGTAAGTCTAGAAAAACCATATCACAAATTACAAAATTGTACCTTCATGGTCTAATACAAATTCGCAAATGTTTAGACACCCTATTGGCAAGGAAAATTTATTTGCCAACCTTGCAGTGGCGTCCATTCTTTCTACAGTTGCGGGCATGGTAAATGTGGTTGGTTTTTTGGCCATCCAAAAATTGACCACCAATG is a genomic window of Sediminibacterium sp. TEGAF015 containing:
- the murQ gene encoding N-acetylmuramic acid 6-phosphate etherase; this translates as MGNFVKVTEQSSRYNHLEKMSIQEILTNINQEDKTVPDAVEKAIPQIEKLVSAISDKMLQGGRLFYMGAGTSGRLGILDASECPPTYGVPHGLVIGLIAGGEKAITQAVEFAEDSADEGWSDLQKHYINDKDVVIGLAASGTTPYVIGALKECRKRGIITGSISCNPNSPVSEAADFPVEVVVGPEFVTGSTRMKSGTAQKLVLNMISTAVMIQLGRVEDNKMVNMQLSNIKLVDRGVKMVMDNLGLNDYEKAKDLLLKYGSVKKAVESFESE
- a CDS encoding HD domain-containing protein, which translates into the protein MEDRNAAVIAEEIIELLTSKGGSEYIGEPVTKLEHMVQSAEIASEKGLAEELILAALLHDIGHICEPITEENDMEGLGLIDHEFLGAQFLKERGFSEKIVEAVANHVPAKRYLCYKYPSYLSQLSDASLKTLQLQGGVMSYHEAIRFEQNPFIEDIITIRKIDEQAKIANKPLPANLDMYKEMVIRHLEQNV
- a CDS encoding N-acetylglucosamine kinase, coding for MPAILIADSGSTKCEWCLLENGKKKTVLTPAISPYFVSGEEMIQILNKQLIPKIKHAKVKALHFYGTGLGNPANVAIMKKVFNQLFPKTKTEINTDLLGIARASCGKEKGIACILGTGSNACYYNGKKIVNISPGLGYVLGDEGSGAYLGKKVIQYYLYKTFDEDLMNRFQKKYGETHASILENVYKKPLANRYLASFALFLSENRGHFMIENIIEDGLNDFFFTHLYKFKESWTQPIHFVGSVGFGFRDVLKELCNSYELELGKVLKTPMPGLVAYHNQ
- a CDS encoding dienelactone hydrolase family protein, whose product is MNQEIIDLYDEYTHKPLSRPEFLSRLAILTGGMAAALSILPMIEVNAANANVTATDDLDTETITYEGINGTMSAYVAKPKNAKKLAAVIVIHENRGLNAHIEDVARRAAKAGYLAIAPNILSPLGELPKNDDELRAKFATLKPEESLENFIRAVSYAKSRKDCNGKVGCVGFCWGGAMANNLAVQVPELKAAVAYYGRQPDAAKVPQIKAAVMLHYGGLDTRVNEGIPAYEAALKASNIKYELFIYDNVNHAFHNDTAPARYNEEAAKLSWERTIGFFGKYLKS
- a CDS encoding S41 family peptidase, whose product is MGPKKLQVWLPLLFAIVMIVGMMIGFQLKEKTLSPQFFSPNSRSSLQELTELIKTRYVDKVSQDSINGLVSNELLKHLDPHSVFIPSEELQAANEDIMGNFQGIGIEFRQINDTVNVMNIMPGGPAEKVGLQAGDQLIFVNDSISIAGKKLDGNAIRKLFRGPAASTVKVTYLRAGKMREATITRGNIPVSSVDASYMIAPKVGFIRLNKFAERTYEEFMTELEKLQAQKMERLILDLRGNTGGLMKEAVDMADEFLSDNKLIVYTEGENSPRTNFTAKRPGLFETGKLIVLIDETSASASEILAGALQDWDRAIIMGRRSFGKGLVQQQFQLSDGAAVRLTVARYFTPLGRNIQKSYAEGYDKYNEELVGRFHPNDSVAKKDSIARTVKKYKTPAGKIVFGGGGITPDSTVLFDSTLYTRSVLQVLMTSTLNDFAYYDFVANRSQYTQYKTATDFNKQYQVSPAQWKAFVQYAAKEGLNFNTIDARSKAFIENRIKALIARQLWRTNGYFVVANAADILVEKALNVIEK
- a CDS encoding ABC transporter ATP-binding protein, with the protein product MVFLDLQELCKQEGENMVLHPLHFTMQEGERVAIAGETGSGKSTLLKLIAGLAQPTGGNVYFEGMRVLGPEEQLLPGHPKIAYLSQHYELRNNYKVHELLEMTNQLDYRSAQQIFEVCRIAHLMMRRSDELSGGEKQRIALAKQLISYPTLLLLDEPFSNLDRVHKTLIRSVIDDICDKLKVTCILVSHDATDLLSWADRILIMQDGQLVQQGTPKQLYHHPVNEYVAALMGEYNLINTKTHEVFVQMLGEGVRGKRALIRPEQLAISVSRPSNQHWVEGVVQKVMFFGAYYAIEVLVDGFLLKVSTHSFLFNPGDIVFVYVASSSAT